In one window of Chryseobacterium sp. JV274 DNA:
- a CDS encoding serine hydrolase domain-containing protein, producing the protein MKRANQTGSFNGNILVAKNNKVIYKGTFGFTDVTKTKRLTSEYRFNIGSITKEFSAVALLQLQEQGKLKLDDHVSQYIPELPKWADEVTIKNLLQYTSGIPDVNWKKIKNDKDLFEGLQLVDSLEFKPGTNYGYNNNNLFLRQFIIERLTGISFKTYAEKFIFKPCKMTSAVMSVFENENNIAKGFNNNLTADKPDLLITGGTYLTTDDLIKWVNCLHSNKVINANSLFELGQQFNLPETQSSLGQAKLKNNKLIEHVHDGRAGSYEALLVSDLNEKFTIILLGNNHNGKLFEISDAIKSILKN; encoded by the coding sequence ATGAAACGGGCTAATCAAACCGGAAGCTTCAATGGTAATATTTTAGTGGCCAAAAATAATAAAGTCATTTACAAGGGGACTTTCGGTTTTACTGATGTAACAAAAACGAAAAGGCTCACCTCAGAGTACAGATTTAATATAGGCTCTATTACAAAAGAATTCAGTGCTGTTGCTTTATTACAACTACAGGAGCAGGGCAAATTAAAGCTGGATGATCATGTTTCCCAATACATTCCGGAGTTACCGAAATGGGCAGATGAAGTCACCATAAAAAACTTATTACAATACACGAGCGGTATTCCCGATGTAAACTGGAAAAAAATTAAAAACGACAAAGACCTTTTTGAAGGGTTACAGCTTGTTGACTCATTAGAGTTCAAGCCAGGTACAAATTACGGTTACAACAATAACAATCTGTTTCTACGTCAGTTTATTATTGAACGGCTAACCGGAATAAGTTTTAAAACCTATGCAGAAAAATTCATTTTTAAGCCCTGCAAAATGACATCTGCTGTAATGTCCGTTTTTGAAAATGAAAATAATATAGCCAAAGGATTTAATAATAATCTGACAGCAGACAAACCAGATTTACTCATCACTGGCGGAACATACTTAACTACTGACGATTTAATAAAATGGGTAAACTGCCTTCATTCCAACAAAGTAATTAACGCAAATTCATTGTTTGAGCTGGGACAGCAATTTAATCTGCCGGAAACGCAATCTTCTTTAGGGCAGGCAAAATTAAAAAACAACAAACTCATTGAGCATGTACACGACGGAAGAGCCGGAAGCTATGAAGCACTCTTAGTTTCGGATCTGAATGAAAAGTTTACTATCATTTTATTGGGAAACAATCACAACGGAAAGTTATTTGAAATTTCTGATGCTATAAAATCCATTTTGAAAAACTAA